In the Paenibacillus sp. FSL H7-0357 genome, one interval contains:
- a CDS encoding sugar-binding transcriptional regulator codes for MRNLLEIQKQLLPDLMETLKRRYTILHQIMLSDIIGRRTLAASLDMTERVLRAETDLLKSQGLIEIESVGMRISDAGRRLLDLLEPIAKSLFGLDDLEEKIRSTYGLSKVIVVPGDCETSLFTKRELGRAGAKALLGVLRAGDTIAVTGGSTLAEMADQLTPPLSHSYKNAWIVPARGGLGESMEIQANTIASTMAKRLGANYRLLHVPDLLSGDAYQSLALDSNIGEIVQIIRRSRIIVHGIGDAIEMTHRRKLDETTVSEIQEEGAVAESFGYYFNEDGQVVHTMLTMGLRLEDIIRTEVVIGIAGGKRKAKAIHAMLRFGQEDILVIDEAAAVEIGKEIDAQIQQVL; via the coding sequence ATGCGTAATTTATTAGAAATCCAAAAGCAGCTTCTGCCTGATCTCATGGAAACCCTTAAGAGACGGTACACGATTCTACATCAGATCATGCTGTCCGATATTATCGGACGCAGGACGCTCGCCGCTTCGCTTGATATGACTGAGCGGGTACTGCGCGCCGAGACGGATCTTCTGAAATCGCAAGGGCTCATTGAGATCGAGAGTGTCGGCATGCGCATCAGCGATGCCGGGCGCAGACTGCTTGACCTGCTGGAGCCGATCGCCAAGAGCTTGTTCGGCCTGGATGATCTGGAAGAGAAGATTCGCTCAACGTACGGTCTTAGTAAAGTCATAGTAGTGCCTGGCGATTGTGAGACATCGTTGTTTACCAAACGTGAGCTGGGCCGGGCAGGCGCCAAAGCGTTGCTGGGTGTGCTCCGTGCAGGCGATACGATTGCCGTCACCGGCGGCTCGACACTGGCCGAAATGGCCGATCAGCTGACACCGCCGTTATCCCATTCCTATAAGAACGCCTGGATTGTTCCGGCGCGCGGAGGACTTGGGGAAAGTATGGAGATTCAGGCCAATACCATTGCTTCGACGATGGCCAAACGGCTTGGAGCCAATTACCGGCTGCTGCATGTACCTGATCTGCTCAGCGGAGATGCTTATCAATCACTGGCGCTGGACTCCAATATTGGAGAAATCGTGCAAATCATCCGTAGATCGCGTATTATTGTTCATGGAATTGGCGATGCCATTGAAATGACCCACCGCCGTAAGCTTGATGAGACTACGGTCTCGGAAATACAGGAAGAAGGCGCGGTTGCCGAATCGTTCGGCTACTATTTCAATGAAGACGGCCAGGTTGTCCATACCATGCTGACGATGGGACTGCGACTGGAGGATATTATCCGGACGGAAGTTGTCATCGGAATCGCCGGAGGCAAACGCAAGGCGAAGGCCATTCATGCGATGCTGCGGTTTGGGCAAGAGGATATACTCGTCATAGACGAGGCAGCGGCTGTCGAAATCGGCAAAGAAATCGACGCACAAATACAGCAGGTCCTATAG
- the gap gene encoding type I glyceraldehyde-3-phosphate dehydrogenase, giving the protein MSVKVGINGFGRIGRLAFRRIQNVEGIEVVAINDLTDAKMLAHLLKYDTTQGKFQGEVEVHDGFFKVNGKEVKVLANRNPEELPWGDLGVDIVLECTGFFTTKEAAEKHLKGGAKKVVISAPATGDMKTVVYNVNHDILDGTETVISGASCTTNCLAPMAKVLNDKFGIVEGLMTTIHAYTGDQNTLDAPHAKGDFRRARAAAENIIPNTTGAAKAIGLVIPDLKGKLDGAAQRVPVATGSLTELVTVLNKSVTVEELNAAMKEASDPETYGYTEDEIVSSDIKGMTFGSLFDATQTKVLTVGDKQLVKTVAWYDNEMSYTAQLVRTLEHFAKLAQ; this is encoded by the coding sequence ATGAGTGTAAAAGTTGGTATTAACGGTTTTGGACGTATTGGACGCCTTGCATTCCGCCGTATTCAAAATGTAGAAGGTATCGAAGTGGTAGCAATCAATGACTTGACTGATGCTAAGATGCTTGCTCATTTGCTTAAATATGATACAACTCAAGGTAAATTCCAGGGTGAAGTTGAAGTTCACGACGGATTCTTCAAAGTAAATGGCAAAGAAGTTAAGGTTCTGGCTAACCGTAACCCTGAAGAACTTCCTTGGGGCGACCTCGGTGTTGACATCGTGCTGGAATGCACAGGTTTCTTCACAACTAAAGAAGCAGCTGAGAAACACTTGAAAGGCGGAGCTAAGAAAGTTGTTATTTCCGCTCCAGCTACAGGCGACATGAAAACTGTCGTTTACAACGTTAACCATGACATTCTGGATGGTACTGAAACAGTTATCTCCGGCGCATCTTGCACAACTAACTGCCTGGCTCCAATGGCAAAAGTGCTGAACGACAAGTTCGGTATCGTTGAAGGCTTGATGACAACTATCCACGCTTACACTGGTGACCAGAACACTCTTGATGCTCCACACGCTAAAGGCGACTTCAGACGCGCCCGTGCTGCGGCTGAGAACATCATCCCTAACACTACCGGTGCTGCTAAAGCCATCGGCCTGGTTATTCCAGATCTGAAAGGCAAACTTGACGGAGCTGCTCAACGTGTGCCTGTAGCTACAGGTTCCCTGACTGAGCTGGTTACTGTTCTTAACAAGAGCGTTACTGTTGAAGAGCTGAACGCAGCAATGAAAGAAGCTTCCGATCCAGAAACTTACGGCTACACTGAAGATGAAATCGTATCTTCCGACATCAAAGGCATGACTTTCGGTTCCCTGTTCGATGCAACACAAACTAAAGTCCTGACTGTTGGCGACAAACAACTGGTTAAAACTGTTGCTTGGTACGACAATGAAATGTCCTACACTGCACAACTCGTTCGCACTTTGGAACACTTCGCTAAACTTGCTCAATAA
- a CDS encoding phosphoglycerate kinase: MNKKSVRDVEVAGKRVFVRVDFNVPVEDGKITDDTRIRETLPTIKYLIENGAKVILASHMGRPKGQFVDSMRLTGAAVRLSELLGKPVAKADEAIGDAVKAQIAELNNGDVLVLENVRFYPGEEKNDPELAKQFAELADLFVNDAFGAAHRAHASTEGIAHFLPAVSGLLMEKELSVLGKALSNPERPFTAIIGGSKVKDKIDVIDNLLTLADNVLIGGGLSYTFTKAQGFEIGNSLVDNDKLDVALGFIEKAKALGKNFVLPVDVVVADKFGADANTKIVDTTDIPADWEGLDIGPKTREIYADIIKNSKLVVWNGPMGVFEIDIFAEGTKAVAQACATTEGYTVIGGGDSAAAAEKFHLADQMDHISTGGGASLEFMEGKALPGVEALNDK, translated from the coding sequence ATGAACAAAAAGAGCGTCCGTGATGTAGAAGTAGCAGGCAAACGCGTATTCGTACGCGTCGATTTCAATGTGCCAGTGGAAGACGGTAAAATCACTGATGATACACGTATCCGCGAAACACTTCCAACGATTAAATACCTGATCGAGAACGGTGCAAAGGTCATTCTGGCCAGCCATATGGGCCGTCCTAAGGGTCAATTCGTTGATTCCATGCGCCTTACCGGTGCTGCTGTACGTCTGTCCGAGCTGCTCGGCAAACCAGTTGCCAAAGCTGATGAAGCGATCGGCGATGCTGTTAAAGCACAAATTGCTGAACTGAACAACGGTGATGTGCTTGTGCTTGAGAATGTCCGTTTCTATCCGGGTGAAGAAAAGAACGATCCTGAACTGGCTAAGCAGTTCGCGGAACTGGCTGACCTGTTCGTCAACGACGCATTCGGCGCAGCTCACCGTGCACATGCATCGACTGAAGGCATCGCTCACTTCCTGCCGGCTGTATCCGGTCTTCTGATGGAGAAAGAATTGTCTGTTCTGGGCAAAGCTCTTTCGAACCCTGAGCGTCCTTTCACTGCCATCATCGGCGGTTCCAAGGTTAAAGACAAGATCGACGTTATCGACAACCTGCTGACTTTGGCTGACAATGTACTGATCGGCGGCGGCCTTTCCTATACATTCACTAAAGCTCAAGGCTTCGAAATCGGAAATTCCTTGGTAGACAACGACAAACTTGATGTCGCTCTTGGATTTATCGAGAAGGCTAAAGCACTGGGCAAAAATTTCGTGCTTCCGGTTGACGTAGTTGTAGCCGATAAGTTCGGCGCAGATGCCAATACCAAAATTGTTGATACAACTGACATTCCTGCGGATTGGGAAGGTCTGGACATCGGTCCTAAAACTCGTGAAATTTATGCCGATATCATCAAAAACTCCAAGCTGGTTGTATGGAACGGACCTATGGGTGTGTTCGAAATCGACATCTTTGCTGAAGGTACAAAGGCTGTAGCACAGGCTTGTGCAACAACCGAAGGTTACACTGTAATCGGTGGCGGTGACTCCGCAGCTGCAGCAGAGAAATTCCACCTGGCTGACCAAATGGATCATATCTCCACTGGCGGCGGCGCATCACTCGAGTTCATGGAAGGCAAGGCACTTCCTGGCGTAGAAGCACTGAACGACAAGTAA
- the tpiA gene encoding triose-phosphate isomerase produces the protein MSRTPIIAGNWKMFKTVPEAEGFIAGVKGQAEVAGVETVVCAPFTNLPALVAAVKGTSIKIGAQNLHFEDNGAYTGEISGVMLKDLGVEYVIIGHSERRAYFGETDEIVNKKMHAAFRHGITPIVCVGEKLEEREANQTKDVCKVQTEAAFAGLSAEQAAQVVIAYEPIWAIGTGKSSTSQDANEVIAYIRTLVKGLYDEATAEAVRIQYGGSVKPENVTEYMSQSDIDGALVGGASLQPASFVSLVEGAK, from the coding sequence ATGAGTAGAACACCTATTATCGCCGGGAACTGGAAGATGTTCAAAACCGTTCCGGAAGCAGAAGGCTTCATCGCTGGAGTCAAAGGCCAAGCAGAAGTAGCAGGCGTAGAGACTGTTGTTTGCGCTCCATTTACTAACCTGCCAGCACTGGTAGCAGCAGTTAAAGGCACAAGCATCAAGATCGGTGCACAAAACCTGCACTTCGAAGATAACGGCGCTTATACAGGCGAAATCAGCGGTGTAATGCTGAAGGACCTTGGCGTAGAGTATGTTATCATCGGGCACTCCGAACGTCGCGCTTATTTTGGCGAAACGGACGAAATCGTGAACAAAAAGATGCATGCGGCATTCCGTCACGGCATCACTCCAATTGTTTGTGTAGGCGAAAAGCTTGAAGAGCGCGAAGCTAATCAAACAAAAGATGTGTGCAAAGTTCAAACCGAAGCTGCATTTGCCGGTCTCAGTGCCGAACAGGCTGCTCAGGTCGTTATCGCCTATGAGCCTATCTGGGCGATTGGCACAGGCAAATCCTCCACTTCCCAGGATGCCAACGAAGTTATTGCTTATATCCGTACCCTTGTAAAAGGTCTGTATGATGAAGCAACTGCTGAAGCTGTGCGTATTCAATACGGCGGCAGTGTGAAGCCTGAGAATGTAACGGAGTACATGAGTCAAAGCGACATCGACGGCGCTCTTGTCGGCGGTGCCAGCCTGCAGCCAGCTTCCTTTGTTTCACTCGTTGAGGGGGCGAAGTAA
- the gpmI gene encoding 2,3-bisphosphoglycerate-independent phosphoglycerate mutase, with the protein MSAPKPVALIIMDGFGLRNTTEGNAVAQANKPNYDRYLKQYPNTTLTACGEAVGLPEGQMGNSEVGHLNIGAGRIVYQDLTRIDKSIRDGEFFDNETLVAAVRNAKSTGKKLHLYALVSDGGVHSHISHLFAMLDLAKKEDMHEVYIHAFMDGRDVPPDSGQKFVQDLVAKIEEVGVGKIATVSGRYFAMDRDKRWERVEKAYRAMVYGEGPKYTDALQAITASYQNSVYDEFVEPSVIVDSNDKPVAVVESGDSVVFLNFRPDRAIQLSQVFTNSDFRGFDRGPLFPQGLHFVCLTTFSETVQGFVAYSPKNLDNTLGEVLVQQNKKQLRIAETEKYPHVTFFFSGGRDEELPGETRILINSPKVATYDLQPEMSAYEVAAACVAEIEADRQDAIILNFANPDMVGHSGMLEPTIKAVEVTDECVGKVVDAVVAKGGVAIIIADHGNADMVFDENGRPFTAHTTNPVPFIVTTENVVLRESGILADVAPTILDLMGLPQPAEMTGQSMIASRK; encoded by the coding sequence ATGTCAGCACCCAAACCTGTAGCATTAATCATCATGGACGGTTTCGGTTTGCGCAATACGACTGAAGGCAACGCTGTTGCTCAAGCCAACAAGCCTAACTATGACCGTTACCTGAAACAATATCCGAATACCACACTGACTGCTTGCGGCGAAGCTGTAGGTCTGCCGGAAGGACAAATGGGTAACTCGGAAGTAGGACACCTTAACATCGGTGCCGGACGTATCGTATATCAGGATTTGACCCGGATTGACAAGTCTATCCGTGACGGAGAATTCTTTGATAACGAAACGCTGGTTGCTGCTGTAAGAAACGCCAAATCAACCGGCAAAAAGCTTCATCTGTATGCACTGGTCTCCGACGGAGGCGTACACAGTCATATCAGTCACCTCTTTGCCATGCTTGATCTGGCCAAGAAAGAAGATATGCACGAAGTGTATATTCACGCATTCATGGATGGCCGCGATGTACCTCCTGACAGCGGACAAAAGTTCGTTCAGGATCTCGTAGCCAAGATTGAAGAGGTTGGCGTAGGTAAGATTGCTACGGTATCCGGGCGTTACTTCGCAATGGACCGTGACAAACGCTGGGAGCGTGTAGAGAAAGCCTATCGTGCTATGGTATATGGCGAAGGTCCGAAATATACCGATGCCCTGCAGGCGATCACAGCCTCCTATCAGAATTCCGTGTATGATGAGTTCGTTGAGCCTAGTGTTATCGTAGACAGCAACGACAAGCCGGTTGCGGTAGTGGAAAGCGGCGATTCCGTTGTGTTCCTGAACTTCCGCCCTGACCGTGCGATTCAGCTGTCCCAAGTCTTTACCAACTCGGATTTCCGTGGTTTTGACCGGGGTCCTTTGTTCCCGCAAGGCCTGCACTTCGTATGTCTGACTACATTCAGCGAAACGGTGCAGGGCTTCGTGGCCTACTCACCGAAGAACCTGGATAATACCTTGGGTGAAGTGCTGGTACAGCAGAACAAGAAGCAATTGCGTATTGCGGAAACTGAAAAGTACCCGCATGTAACCTTCTTCTTCAGCGGCGGACGTGATGAAGAGCTTCCTGGGGAAACCCGCATCCTGATCAACTCTCCTAAAGTAGCAACTTATGATCTTCAGCCTGAGATGAGCGCATACGAAGTGGCGGCGGCCTGCGTAGCGGAAATCGAAGCGGATAGACAAGATGCTATTATCCTTAACTTTGCAAATCCTGATATGGTTGGACACTCCGGCATGCTGGAGCCAACAATCAAGGCTGTTGAAGTGACGGATGAATGTGTGGGTAAAGTTGTGGATGCCGTTGTAGCCAAAGGCGGCGTGGCAATCATCATTGCCGACCACGGCAATGCGGATATGGTATTTGACGAGAACGGACGTCCGTTCACGGCTCATACTACCAACCCGGTTCCTTTCATCGTAACTACTGAAAATGTTGTACTGCGCGAATCCGGTATCCTTGCCGATGTGGCACCGACGATTCTGGATCTGATGGGACTTCCGCAACCAGCGGAAATGACCGGACAATCCATGATCGCCAGCCGTAAATAA
- the eno gene encoding phosphopyruvate hydratase, whose product MTIISDVYAREVLDSRGNPTVEVDVYLESGAKGRAIVPSGASTGAHEAVELRDEDKNRYLGKGVLKAVENVNEIIAPEVIGMDALDQLGIDKLMITLDGTHNKGKLGANAILAVSMAVARAAAAALDVPLYVYLGGFNAKQLPVPMMNIVNGGAHADNNVDVQEFMVLPVGAPSFKEALRTGAEIFHALKSVLKAKGLNTAVGDEGGFAPNFTSNEDALSSIMEAIEKAGYKPGVDVFLGMDVASTEFFKDGKYHLEGEGKSFTPAEFVDLLASWADKYPIITIEDGCSEDDWEGWKLLSEKLGNKIQLVGDDLFVTNTERLAKGIEEGIGNSILIKVNQIGTLTETFDAIEMAKRAGYTAVISHRSGESEDSTIADIAVATNAGQIKTGAPSRTDRIAKYNQLLRIEDELGELAQYNGLKSFYNLKR is encoded by the coding sequence ATGACTATTATTTCTGATGTGTACGCTCGCGAAGTCCTCGACTCCCGCGGTAACCCTACTGTAGAGGTTGATGTTTATCTGGAATCCGGCGCTAAAGGCCGCGCTATCGTTCCTTCCGGCGCTTCCACTGGCGCTCATGAAGCTGTAGAGCTTCGTGACGAAGACAAAAACCGTTACCTGGGCAAAGGCGTTCTGAAAGCTGTTGAGAACGTAAATGAAATCATCGCTCCTGAAGTAATCGGTATGGACGCTCTTGACCAACTGGGCATCGACAAATTGATGATCACTTTGGACGGTACTCACAACAAAGGCAAACTCGGCGCTAACGCAATTCTGGCTGTATCCATGGCCGTAGCCCGCGCTGCAGCAGCAGCTCTGGATGTACCTTTGTATGTATACCTGGGCGGATTCAACGCTAAACAGCTTCCAGTACCAATGATGAACATCGTTAACGGCGGCGCACATGCCGACAACAACGTAGACGTTCAAGAGTTCATGGTTCTGCCAGTTGGCGCACCTAGCTTCAAAGAAGCTCTGCGTACAGGCGCTGAAATCTTCCACGCTCTGAAATCGGTACTGAAAGCTAAAGGCCTGAACACTGCAGTTGGCGACGAAGGCGGATTCGCTCCTAACTTCACTTCCAACGAAGATGCATTGTCCTCCATCATGGAAGCTATCGAAAAAGCCGGTTACAAACCAGGCGTTGACGTATTCCTTGGTATGGACGTTGCTTCCACTGAGTTCTTCAAAGATGGCAAATACCACCTGGAAGGCGAAGGCAAATCCTTCACACCAGCTGAATTTGTTGACCTGCTCGCTTCTTGGGCTGATAAATACCCAATCATCACCATCGAAGATGGCTGCTCCGAAGATGACTGGGAAGGCTGGAAATTGCTGTCCGAGAAACTCGGCAACAAAATCCAACTCGTTGGCGATGACTTGTTCGTAACCAACACTGAGCGTCTGGCTAAAGGTATCGAAGAAGGTATCGGTAACTCCATTCTGATCAAAGTTAACCAAATCGGTACTTTGACTGAAACTTTCGATGCTATCGAAATGGCTAAACGTGCAGGTTACACTGCAGTTATCTCTCACCGTTCCGGTGAATCCGAAGACAGCACCATCGCTGATATCGCTGTGGCAACCAATGCCGGCCAAATCAAAACAGGTGCTCCTTCCCGTACAGACCGTATCGCTAAATACAACCAATTGCTTCGTATCGAAGATGAACTGGGTGAATTGGCTCAATACAACGGCCTGAAATCCTTCTACAACCTCAAAAGATAA
- the secG gene encoding preprotein translocase subunit SecG codes for MDIFLKVVLLIFSVGLIAVVLLQKGKSAGLSGAISGGAEHLFGKTKARGMELVLQRVTVALAAGFFIMAIVVAIVVD; via the coding sequence ATGGATATCTTTTTGAAAGTAGTTCTCCTGATTTTTTCCGTCGGTCTGATTGCGGTCGTTCTTCTGCAAAAAGGGAAAAGCGCAGGTCTCTCCGGTGCCATCTCCGGCGGTGCTGAGCATCTTTTCGGTAAAACTAAAGCACGCGGTATGGAGCTTGTACTGCAGCGTGTAACGGTTGCACTGGCAGCTGGATTCTTCATTATGGCGATCGTTGTTGCCATTGTAGTTGATTAG
- the rnr gene encoding ribonuclease R: MITQEILLDFMRETAYKPLTYDELVSHFELQDSASFKAFEDLLLELEQDGRVVLTRNARYGVPERMDLLRGRLQAHAKGFAFLIPDDRDHPDVYVHANDLKGAMNGDIVLVRVTSKSPSGGRMEGEVVRIVKRGVLQTVGVFQSLETYGFVLPDDKRINRDIFIPKQSFMGAVDGEKVVVRIVNYPEGRAAAEGEIIEILGHKDDPGVDILSVIRKHQLPEAFPSEVMTEAEQAPDSITDEEIIQQGRRDLRGLNIVTIDGEDAKDLDDAVNVERLENGHYKLGVHIADVGYYVREGSELDKEAYDRGCSVYLVDRVIPMLPHRLSNGICSLNPQVDRLTMSCEMEFNEHMKVVKHDVFTSVIRTKERMTYSNVRKIVEDEDPELLERYSPLIGDFRLMKELAMKLRDARMRRGAVDFDFEESKIIVDENGKAVDIVKRERSVAEQIIEEFMLAANETVAEHFHWLKVPFLYRIHEDPDPEKLQNFMAFAANFGYHVKGRGNSVHPRALQSLLEDIQGTKEQTVISTMMLRSMKQAKYDAESTGHFGLAAEYYSHFTSPIRRYPDLVIHRVMREVIENGGALSQKRHDYLSSRMPDIAQQSSERERVAVEAERDTEQLKKAEYMQDKVGEEFEAMISSVTSFGMFIELENTVEGLIRISALSDDYYHFDEAHMALIGERTSKVFRIGDEVKIRVAKVNMDDHTIDFELVDMKPRAAGEHRSYSGRGGKGGRPGTGGFSKPSGGKAGGKGRTGGKGKPGAVGAGKGKPGGALNAGRGKSGAVGTGAWEAPRTDAAAGSGAPAGGRAKRGSGGPAEAARRAYAALNGEAGGSSAPRERSGGGRGRGGEAGGGAGGRGISFGFGSGKGGYGAPAGGAGEQGAGELRGVDANTRFSSREDRGFESRSGSTEGKNKGRRKKNKSGVFIGPSVTPGNVETSDKVAAKRSDKGSNAEGAVRRKKKKKKPQE; the protein is encoded by the coding sequence TTGATAACACAGGAAATATTGCTTGATTTTATGCGGGAGACCGCTTATAAACCGCTCACTTATGACGAATTGGTAAGCCACTTCGAGTTGCAGGATAGCGCGTCGTTTAAAGCGTTCGAGGATTTGCTGCTGGAGCTTGAACAGGATGGGAGAGTCGTGCTGACCCGGAATGCCCGTTATGGCGTGCCGGAACGGATGGATTTATTGCGTGGACGGCTGCAGGCACATGCGAAGGGGTTTGCTTTTCTAATCCCGGACGACCGTGATCATCCCGATGTGTATGTACACGCCAACGATTTAAAGGGTGCGATGAACGGGGATATCGTACTGGTGCGTGTCACTTCGAAAAGTCCGTCCGGCGGGCGGATGGAAGGCGAAGTGGTGCGGATCGTGAAAAGAGGTGTGCTCCAGACTGTTGGGGTATTCCAAAGCCTGGAGACCTACGGTTTTGTGCTGCCGGATGACAAGCGGATTAACCGCGATATCTTTATTCCGAAGCAGTCCTTTATGGGAGCGGTCGACGGCGAGAAGGTTGTGGTCCGCATTGTAAATTACCCGGAAGGCCGCGCTGCGGCTGAAGGGGAAATCATTGAAATCCTGGGACATAAGGACGACCCGGGTGTTGATATTTTATCCGTAATCCGTAAGCACCAGCTGCCTGAGGCTTTCCCGTCTGAAGTGATGACCGAAGCGGAGCAGGCGCCGGATTCCATTACCGATGAAGAAATTATCCAGCAGGGACGCCGCGATTTGCGCGGGCTCAACATTGTCACCATCGACGGTGAGGATGCCAAGGATCTGGATGATGCGGTCAATGTGGAACGGCTGGAGAATGGGCATTACAAGCTGGGCGTTCATATCGCCGACGTCGGCTATTATGTGCGCGAAGGTTCGGAGCTCGACAAGGAAGCTTATGACCGCGGATGCAGCGTGTATCTGGTGGACCGGGTGATTCCGATGTTGCCGCACCGTCTCTCTAACGGGATTTGCAGTTTGAACCCGCAGGTGGACCGGTTGACGATGTCCTGTGAGATGGAATTTAATGAGCATATGAAGGTCGTGAAGCATGATGTCTTTACGAGTGTAATCCGTACCAAAGAAAGAATGACTTACTCCAATGTCCGCAAAATCGTCGAAGACGAAGATCCGGAGCTGCTGGAGCGGTACAGTCCGCTGATCGGGGATTTCCGTCTGATGAAGGAACTGGCCATGAAGCTGCGCGATGCGCGGATGCGGCGGGGAGCGGTTGATTTTGACTTTGAAGAAAGCAAGATCATTGTCGACGAGAACGGCAAAGCTGTTGATATCGTAAAACGTGAGCGTTCAGTAGCCGAGCAAATTATCGAAGAGTTCATGCTGGCGGCCAATGAGACGGTAGCCGAGCATTTCCACTGGCTAAAAGTGCCGTTCCTCTACCGGATTCATGAAGATCCGGATCCGGAGAAGCTGCAGAACTTTATGGCCTTTGCCGCCAATTTCGGCTACCACGTCAAGGGACGCGGCAATTCTGTCCACCCGCGCGCGCTGCAGAGCCTGCTGGAGGACATTCAAGGCACCAAGGAGCAGACAGTCATCAGCACGATGATGCTGCGCTCCATGAAGCAGGCTAAGTATGATGCGGAGAGCACGGGCCATTTTGGACTTGCGGCGGAATATTATTCCCACTTCACATCGCCGATCCGCCGGTACCCGGACCTTGTCATTCACCGCGTGATGCGTGAGGTGATCGAGAACGGCGGAGCCCTAAGCCAGAAGCGTCATGATTACCTGTCCAGCCGGATGCCTGACATCGCGCAGCAGTCCTCTGAACGCGAACGCGTAGCAGTGGAAGCAGAGCGTGATACGGAGCAGCTGAAGAAAGCGGAATATATGCAGGATAAGGTCGGCGAGGAATTCGAGGCGATGATCAGCAGTGTAACCAGCTTCGGCATGTTCATCGAGCTGGAAAATACCGTCGAAGGTTTAATCCGTATCAGCGCGCTTAGCGATGATTACTACCACTTCGACGAAGCTCATATGGCGCTCATTGGCGAGCGCACCTCCAAGGTGTTCCGCATTGGCGATGAGGTGAAGATCCGCGTCGCCAAGGTCAACATGGACGACCACACGATCGACTTCGAGCTGGTCGACATGAAGCCGCGTGCGGCGGGCGAGCACCGCAGCTATAGCGGACGCGGCGGTAAAGGCGGCCGTCCTGGCACCGGCGGCTTCAGCAAGCCGTCCGGTGGAAAAGCCGGCGGCAAGGGCCGCACCGGCGGTAAAGGCAAGCCCGGCGCTGTCGGAGCGGGCAAGGGCAAACCCGGCGGCGCACTGAACGCCGGCAGAGGCAAGTCCGGCGCGGTGGGAACCGGCGCCTGGGAAGCGCCGCGCACAGACGCGGCGGCCGGTAGCGGCGCGCCTGCAGGCGGACGCGCCAAGCGTGGCAGCGGCGGCCCTGCAGAGGCCGCACGCCGGGCTTACGCCGCCCTGAACGGCGAAGCGGGCGGCAGCAGTGCGCCGCGCGAGCGCAGCGGCGGGGGACGTGGCCGCGGCGGAGAGGCCGGAGGCGGTGCCGGGGGACGCGGCATCAGCTTCGGCTTCGGCTCAGGCAAGGGCGGCTACGGCGCGCCAGCCGGCGGCGCAGGCGAGCAAGGTGCCGGCGAGCTGCGCGGCGTTGACGCGAACACCCGGTTCAGCAGCCGGGAGGATCGCGGGTTCGAGAGCCGCAGCGGAAGCACAGAAGGCAAGAATAAAGGCCGCCGCAAGAAGAACAAGAGCGGCGTGTTCATTGGCCCTTCCGTGACTCCAGGCAACGTGGAGACCTCCGACAAAGTAGCCGCTAAGCGCAGCGACAAAGGCAGCAATGCGGAAGGCGCAGTACGCCGAAAGAAAAAGAAGAAAAAACCTCAGGAGTAA
- the smpB gene encoding SsrA-binding protein SmpB has protein sequence MGKKADGKVLAQNKKASHDYYIEDTYEAGLVLTGTEIKSLRNGRANIGDAFATIRNGEIFVHNMHISPFEQGNRSNPTDPTRTRKLLMHKEQIHKLLGQSKREGFTIVPLKVYVRNGYAKLLIGLGKGKKEYDKRDSAAKRDAQRDIQRVLRDKQKIAR, from the coding sequence ATGGGTAAAAAAGCAGACGGGAAAGTGCTCGCCCAGAACAAAAAAGCTTCCCATGATTATTACATCGAGGACACTTACGAAGCTGGCTTGGTGCTGACCGGCACAGAAATCAAGTCGCTGCGTAATGGACGCGCGAATATTGGCGATGCTTTTGCGACGATTCGAAACGGTGAGATTTTCGTGCACAACATGCATATCAGCCCTTTTGAACAAGGGAACCGCTCCAATCCTACCGACCCGACGCGTACGCGCAAGCTGCTGATGCATAAAGAGCAGATTCACAAGCTGCTGGGACAGTCCAAGCGTGAGGGATTCACTATCGTGCCGCTGAAGGTGTACGTCCGCAACGGATACGCCAAGCTGCTGATCGGCCTCGGTAAAGGGAAGAAAGAGTACGACAAACGCGATTCCGCCGCAAAACGTGATGCTCAGCGCGATATCCAGCGTGTGCTGCGCGACAAGCAAAAGATCGCAAGATAA